GTATGTTCGGGCTGCTCCGTAGGGGAGAAATACGCCAGCATATAGAGACGAACAGATACGACGCGTGTAAAGACGCAACCAAGACCTTAACGATGCGAGGACTCCGAAAAATCCGAGTCTAAGAGCGTGACATCGGATCAAAAGAGAAAGGGAGACGAGAGAAACATGCGATTCAGAAGCGTTACACCCCTCACAGCGACCGCACTGCTCGAGCAACAGCATCCGACTGCCTTGCTGGGCCCATCAACACCATGGCCAACCCCCAGGCAGCTGTGGCGACGTCTGGCGTACTTCCGTGAATTTCACTGATAGTCGACAAACTCCTCATCTTCCTCCAGTTTCTTGACGAAATTACAGTCTTCCGATTTGGTTGATATTCTGACAATAAATTCTTTGGAGATAAAAGAAGTGTTTAAGAGAAGGATCTTCGAAGATCTAAATATTGAGATAACTTCTCAGTTTTCCAAACTGAAACCAAATTTTCTCTTGTTTCGTCGTAAATCAATTTTTCCTTATATATATGATTTTGCATATCATTTTTCATTTAggatttattatatttctctaAAGTTATTTCTTTAAATCTATTTCTCTAAACTGGAATGTTGTTTGATGATCGATTTTTTAGCAAGAAAAACATTGTTTTTGTTTAAAGGAAATCTATTTTCAAAGTTTTGCTTAAATCGGAGCAGAAACTTTTCCGAAAGAACAACCATTTACTTTATATACGATTTGTTGTGCACGGTGAAACTTTGTTTATATGAATTTTTCGAGATACATATAATTCGCTTATTTTCCTCGCTATGATTTTTCAGATATGTCGATTCAACCTGTAAGAGATAATTCAATTAGGCTCAATCAATCATTCAATCAACTTAATAcgtgtaaaatttcattcgaacaaaTGAAGTTTATATAAACGGAGTTCCACTGTAATTGGAAATTTCTTTAGAGATTTAGTTACAGATGTTTGTTGATGAAGTTAAGTGGATTATGTATAGTTAGCGCTGAGTAAAATTAGGACTGAACTTCATTTTGAGGAATTCGAAATTTGTAACCTTTTTTATTACATATGATAAATTTTGACGAGTGGAGTCAAAGAATACTAGTTTTAAAACACAGATACCGTTATTTTAATAGTTATTAATATCATAAGTTTACGCAAGTTGGACGCCATATTGATTTTGATCGGTAAGGTCATCATCGTAATACCGACTTGTCCCGCACagtagatttttattttatccacTATCAGTATAAAATCTCACTCACTTAtctgaattattttttaaagtaaTTTACAAGTTGACGTTAATAGCAAATTAACTGTGTGTAATCACCTATCATAAAGTGCATATCACGTTTATCTCTATTCCGTCTGCACTCTCACGACTCAATTGGAACTTGAAGAAATATCGATTCATTCTAATATTTAAGTATGTACATAATACTATTGTAACAAAGATTTTTTAAACCTACAAGTATTTATTCGTTCTGAAGTTCGAAAACAGCTTGCAGAAATCATAGGTACATATAATATAGACAGACCATTATATATTATGAGATTTGTACATATTTAtgggaaattgaaaaatataaaaatacacagAAAGTTCATAATAtgcaaagatatataaaatgcccaaagtataatactttttacaatatttaatgGATAAAACAATCTCCTACCTAAAttccatttttttaattatattcataaaaataattatttgcataaaaattcacagtTATGAAGTAAAACTTGAGTATTGAATTTCATTCGGATTTAAGAATACACAAGTTCACGAATTTTTCGAATACTTGTAGATGTCTGTTATGGATATAATTACATATGTGTGTTATAGGAaagtttaaaatttcattaaaactattataaaattcagctatcatgattatattagtaaaatttgaaatcaatctgaaaatatacagagaaattacaagatattcatAAAAGTGTTCAGTAATAAATTTCAGTATTTATTAGGactatatttattttactatgTGCGTAAGGTGGCTGCTCCTACTGCTATATATTAATGTTTTACTAATTGAATAATGCAGTAGAtaatcttgtaatttctatatacacTCTCAGACTGGCTTCaaatttgtacaatataatCACAATAGTTTTATCTCATTAGTGTTAATGGTttcaaattacaaatattttatataacgttttacgttaaataacataatattttatatttttatgtaatacGTACAATATGGACATAAAAGCATTGTGtagtaaatgttcaaatattttcataagccagtgtaaatacatatttatatattgaacTCGACGCTATCGCTATCTGCCTCTACTAGATCCTACATACACGTGAACCCGTGGATCATGTGGTTACCTTATGTTAGCCGCAATACGGGCCTTTTTGCGTCAGTGGACCATGATGAACGTTACACGATGGTCGTGTGCTTCCCGTCGCTACTTTAAGATGTTAAGAAAAACGTGAGGTCTTTCGACAGTCACATAACTCACAGCTGGAAGTGTCCAAATGCAACGAACTGTTTGATCCCGAGGTGAGATCTCGCTGTTGTTAGAACCATTTTGGCCATGCAGCAAATCATTAACATGTCTGGCGTTTTATTTCGGTGCTGATatttgtttgaaatttattCTACATCAGCTGTTTATATCACAACGTGGTTCGACGGAGTAATCATTCTCTGCCATGgaatagtaataaaaatattaccaCGGATTTGAAACTTCTGTTAACGGTATACGACTTCATAACAAATTACCCGAATCATTCACGCGACGTTAATTGGCCTTTTAATGCGATTTAATGATCTTTAATCATGTAGGTGAAATTTCTACTTAACGTAATTCTCGTATATATATTAGCTCcactttgttttgcttcttATTGTTGCTATTAATTTTAAGATAAGATATAGTTtgtgaaaatatttaaacagttGTAGAAGTCtcttatgaatattttatttatgttatagaagccattttaaaatttcattaacactgtAATGAGACTCAACTATCATAATTGTActggaaataaaagataaaagtataacttatacatatacatttatgCTTAGAATTTAAGTGTGTATGGCATGTAGAATACTAGTCTTTATATCTATAAAGTTTGTTTATATCTTATCAGCTTGTGATATCATTAATGAGCAGAAGTCATAATCAAGAAACGTTCAATGTTCCATTCGTACAGTGCTACAAAGATATTTGTCATATTCCATAGGACCAAAAGGATGTCAAAACGACTGAGCTTCTATGGTCTAATAGGCCTGGCGTCCCTTTGCATCTTCTTCTTAGCATTTAATCAACGCTACAGCAGCTACCTTGAGCATCGACTGCAGCCGGTGATATCGGTCAGTAAAAAATCGGAGGTGGGGATTGCTCTAAATTGAGTCACGCCAAACACGCTCTTTCTGACGGTAAAGTCTAACTTTTGCACCTAACTTTTTCCCACTCGTACACTAACAATGAACTGCCAAACCATTGCAAACAGTTACCAGCTCTCTTTCTCCCTGTTTCCACTATTTCCTTCCCTCTTTTTTTGGCTCAAGCAGTATTAGATAAGATAGACACTGAAAATATTCTGCTTAATAAATCACTGGGGTAATTTGATATTAATCTTGTacaaaaaattaacaaaaacactgtaaatattttaatattctacaGTCATTATATATTAATGCACAATTTCTTTTATATCAGAGTAATAAAAGTTTGGAATGATTACTTATGAAAAAATGGCTACAAGGAAAATACGAGCATATATATGAGTAATGAAGCTTTCTATTCTTTTATGATTTTTTATGTCTTGCATGTTTCGCACAAATTGACATCCTTCTTTGcacttttaattttctttttacaatGTACATGGAACTCTATTCACTCTACTAGCATATTTTGGATACTAATGCACTACCTATATAATGAAAGAGGGAGAAAGATATTGTCCTAGTTACATCAGCAGCATTATCGTGTTCACAATATACTATGCACTTTCAGTATGCTAAACTATCCATATTTTCTTCAATATAGGATGTGGAAATAAGGCCACGCATCACCAAAATTCAAGATCCAGTAACGGTAAGCAGAATGCACGTAGATTTACATAAACTGTCAGTTTTGTTCAGTAGAATATGTATTACAAGCTGATTTcctttgtataaaataaaaggaCATTGAAAGAAAAGTGTCAGAAATGATAAATAGAATTTaaagtaattattatttttttcttttctttcttttatgttTGATATGTTCAGGTAAGTGAATATTTATCTTGAGATTAATCCTTTCAGTCACAATAAGAGATTAACAGTTAACACATTTAATATGGTAATGGAGACAGAAATTACAAAAAAATACCCTACTATTTTTGTTTGCATTGTGTGGATGTAAAGTGTATAAATGGAAAAAaactttaattataaattatgtgTGCTTTATAGGCATATTTTAGAGGGTCCATTGAAAATGTTACACTTTCTGAAATACAAGAAGTTGTTGATCAACAAAGAAAAGCAATTGAAAAAGAGATGGAAGGATACAAATATCCCAATGGAAAATATGGAGTTAATGTTAGGTACATTGATTTTCATTTCTAGAGTTAATATACAAAACTTTCCCTgtgattatataataatttttgcagTAAGCTAGAAGACTTAGTATTAGAAAAAGGAGGGAGACCCATGAGAAGTGTGATTTTAACAAGCTGGAGAAGCGGTAGTACATTTTTTGGAGATGTAATCAACGCACATCCGGCCAATTTTTACCACTATGAACCTCTTCTTGATTTTGGAATTGTACAAATTAGGGGGCCACCACTTGCTGACGAAGCTCTTAGCAACCTGGAAGCATTATTAAGATGTGACTTTAGTAATCTTGGTAGGATTTAAGTTAATACATAATAGAGATAAGTATTTTATCAGTATAATTATCTAAAAAAATATTCTTAGATCGATACTTGGATTATGGTAAAACGCATCCTTGGGTCTTCAATCATAATACTCACCTATGGAAACAGTGTCAGATTCACAAAAAAATTTGTTGGGATCCACGATTCGTTtcgaaattttgtaaattattccCCTTCCAATCGATGAAAATTGTCCGTTTAAGATTGCGCGCTGCAGAGAAACTCCTGGAGCAAGAAAAGTAAGAACGCAGCTCAATTTCTTTTCAAGTAATAATGTAAATGCGACAAACCTCAAAACAATAACTTGTTCAGTTTAGGAATACGTTTAGTTCTATTGATTCGTGATCCAAGAGGAATTTTACAATCGAGAAAGCATCGAGAATGGTGCCCGACCGAACCAGATTGTTCTAACCCTGCATTAGTATGTGCAGACATGGTTTCAGACTTCAGTGCAGCTGTTCgactaataaaaaaatatccaCGTACCTTTAGGTATACTTCTCTTTCGCAATGAATATTATCTACGTTAATTAACTACATTCACAATGACAGATACtctacaaatatttcaaaataacattctttttatttaacagGGTGGTGCGTTACGAAGATTTATCTGTAGACCCCTACAGACACGTGAAGGAACTGTACAATTTCTACGGCTTGGACTTTCACGTGAACGTAAAGAAGTTTTTAGATACTCATACAAAGAACGACGTGGGTGGTGTCTCGAGCACGTTTCGAAATTCGAAAGTGGCACCCTTTCATTGGCGAACAGATCTTGACTTCGAGGAAGTTGACGAGATACAAAGAGTGTGTGCGGCTGCAATGCGGTTGTGGGGATACGTTATGGCGTCGAACTCCAGCCATCAAAAGGATTTCGATCCTCTCACCGACTACCAACTACAATTATGACATGTGGCATAGTGTACGATAAATGTCTAGTATCTGTACGTAACTATTACTGTGTAGAGTGGTTATAATTCTTAGCTTATTTGCACAGATTACTGAAATTATCACAAGTGCCCTCATTCATCTTGAAAAGGTGGTGCTGATGGCTTGTCTAGACAAGCACTTTACTGATCTGTTTTAGAttagtaaaaacaaaaaaaaagaacaatgaAAAAATAGCAAATTATTGGACCTCATAAGACCAATGGTGAAACTTGTTCCTTAAAAAATTTAAGAGATGCATAAGTGCTCTTCATAAAGAACAGTCTCAATCTAGAATCTTAGACCAGTGTATTAGGTGCGAGGATTAGAGGTTCCTAAAACCCTGGTACACAACAAGGAAATATCCATATCAACGCAAATATTAAACGAACCTaaataataatcttttttagaattcaaactttaaacgtcGCGATCTTGGTATATTAATGTAACCGTAACACATTAGGATTTTCCACTGAGatattaaagaaagaaaaaaatatcaaaatatcaaacatttgCATAAAATCTTACTTTTCATTGGGTCTTCAATAAAAGtcttattttattacattattttactgcgtaattttaattcttttgaGAAtgcatatatgcatatgtaattatttttacttGCAATACCGGTTATGTAAATGGGCCAAATTTTAATACTCTTGATTCGCAATTGTTATTGTTTCTGTCTTACACTCTGATATTGTTATTGTTTCTTAAAAAAGTGTGTAAGatcgaaatttcgaaattcgTAAAATAAATCTGTAAATAATCAGTACTAGTTAAATATTGGTGTGTCCATTGTTTTATTATGcctgaaatatttttctttgagaATAGTTTCCACGTAACCGGCCTTGAAGCCAAAAATAAATGGTAGTGTTTTTGCATTAATTAATTACCTATAATTTCGTAAAAAATTGTGAAATCACAAACTCTTATTCGAATCGCTATCAATTATTTTTACTATCTTattaattgtatattttttactcaatgtactatatagctattaacatgaatttttaataaatgtgTACATTATACTATTCTAATATCTTTAAATCTTTGAATATGTAAATTCTGCAATAATTTGTTTGCAAAGCAAGCAATTTACAAAAGCAATTGCCCATTAGCGTTAGTTAAGTACAAGTGCTCAACATAAAATATGATTTCTTTGTAATTATAGGCGCACTTAAACTCACttttaaattaacaaatacTCGTGTAAATTCCCTCGAATTATATATCGGATCATTCAATATTTCTtcagttttaataattttattttctaccatAATTCTTACTagcatttaattgaatttagaGCAGCATTGGCTTTTTGTGAATTTGTTTAACAATAAAATTCATCTAGTCCGAACTATCTTTGTTTTACTTTACAATATTATTCACATATGACATATATCATAcatcttttattaattaaacagaaaatattattcAGCCTACCCAATCTTATTTCaagatgttttatataacacgtaCACGTACGTAagtgtacaaatatttttacaaggtaatgtacatatacatacagcTATCTCCACT
This genomic stretch from Bombus affinis isolate iyBomAffi1 chromosome 16, iyBomAffi1.2, whole genome shotgun sequence harbors:
- the LOC126925627 gene encoding carbohydrate sulfotransferase 4-like isoform X1, coding for MSKRLSFYGLIGLASLCIFFLAFNQRYSSYLEHRLQPVISDVEIRPRITKIQDPVTAYFRGSIENVTLSEIQEVVDQQRKAIEKEMEGYKYPNGKYGVNVSKLEDLVLEKGGRPMRSVILTSWRSGSTFFGDVINAHPANFYHYEPLLDFGIVQIRGPPLADEALSNLEALLRCDFSNLDRYLDYGKTHPWVFNHNTHLWKQCQIHKKICWDPRFVSKFCKLFPFQSMKIVRLRLRAAEKLLEQENLGIRLVLLIRDPRGILQSRKHREWCPTEPDCSNPALVCADMVSDFSAAVRLIKKYPRTFRVVRYEDLSVDPYRHVKELYNFYGLDFHVNVKKFLDTHTKNDVGGVSSTFRNSKVAPFHWRTDLDFEEVDEIQRVCAAAMRLWGYVMASNSSHQKDFDPLTDYQLQL
- the LOC126925627 gene encoding carbohydrate sulfotransferase 4-like isoform X2, translating into MSKRLSFYGLIGLASLCIFFLAFNQRYSSYLEHRLQPVISAYFRGSIENVTLSEIQEVVDQQRKAIEKEMEGYKYPNGKYGVNVSKLEDLVLEKGGRPMRSVILTSWRSGSTFFGDVINAHPANFYHYEPLLDFGIVQIRGPPLADEALSNLEALLRCDFSNLDRYLDYGKTHPWVFNHNTHLWKQCQIHKKICWDPRFVSKFCKLFPFQSMKIVRLRLRAAEKLLEQENLGIRLVLLIRDPRGILQSRKHREWCPTEPDCSNPALVCADMVSDFSAAVRLIKKYPRTFRVVRYEDLSVDPYRHVKELYNFYGLDFHVNVKKFLDTHTKNDVGGVSSTFRNSKVAPFHWRTDLDFEEVDEIQRVCAAAMRLWGYVMASNSSHQKDFDPLTDYQLQL